A stretch of DNA from Noviherbaspirillum sedimenti:
TCCTCAACCTGATCCTGGCGCTGGCGATGGTGATCCTGGGCCTGACGTTCTGCTTCGCCCCAGGCCTGGAGCCGGCCTGGACGCCCTTCCTGATGATGGCGGCGATTGCCTTCGTGCTGGGCGTGCTGATCATCATCCCCATTGGTGGCGCCGACATGCCGGTGGTGGTGTCGATGCTGAACAGCTATTCGGGCTGGGCGGCGGCGGGCATCGGCTTTTCGTTGAACAATGCCATGCTGATCATTGCCGGCTCGCTGGTGGGTTCCTCCGGTGCGATCCTGTCGTACATCATGTGCAAGGCGATGAACCGCTCATTCTTCAACGTACTTCTGGGCGGATTTGGCGGCGATGCGGCAGCCGCCAGCACGGGTGGCGCGCAGGCGCAGCGCCCGGTCAAGTCCGGCTCGGCCGACGATGCAGCTTTCCTGATGGGCAATGCCGAGACGGTCATCATCGTTCCGGGCTATGGCCTGGCGGTGGCGCGGGCCCAGCATGCCCTGAAGGAATTGACGGAAAAGCTATCCCACAAGGGCGTCACGGTGAAATATGCGATCCACCCGGTGGCCGGGCGCATGCCGGGACACATGAATGTGCTGCTGGCCGAAGCCGAAGTGCCGTATGACCAGGTCTTCGAGATGGAAGACATCAATAGCGAATTCGGCCAGGCCGACGTGGTGCTGGTGCTGGGCGCCAACGACGTGGTCAACCCGGCGGCGAAAGACCCGAAGTCGCCGATTGCCGGCATGCCGATCCTGGAAGCGTTCAAGGCCAAGACCGTGATCGTCAACAAGCGCTCGATGGCGGCGGGCTATGCCGGTCTGGACAATGAACTGTTTTACATGGACAAGACCATGATGGTGTTTGGCGATGCCAAGAAAGTCATCGAAGACATGGTCAAGGCCGTCGAGTAGTCCGGAACCAATGGTGAGGTAGGCAACAGACGTCTCTCATCCCTTCTCCTCGGGATGCTTTGCGGGCCACCTGGGTGGTCCGCCCTTTTTTTATATGCAGTCGTGCGGCGAAAGTTTCCTGTTGTCGGAGTGCCCGTCAGGATGAGTGTGGCTGATGACACACCGGGCACTCTGGATTGCGCGGGATGCCGATGCTGGTCCATTCCATGCTGCGCGCATCCAGCATCAGCAAGCGTCCCGCCAGCGCCTTCCCGATACCGGCCACCAGCTTCAGCGCTTCGGCCGCCTGCATGGCGCCGATGATGCCCACCAGCGGTGCGAAAACGCCCATGGTGGAACACTGTATTTCTTCATATTCCTGCTGCGGCGGAAACAGACAGGCGTAGCAGGGCGTGTCTTCACCGCGCGGATCGAACACGCTGACCTGGCCATCGAAGCGGATCGCCGCCCCCGATACCAGTGGCACCTTGTGCGCAACGCAGGCGGCGTTGATTGCATGGCGGGTGATGAAGTTGTCGCTGCAATCGAGTACCACGGTGGCGCTGCACACCAGCGCATCCAGGCGTTCGCCTTCGACGCGTTCGGCCAGCGCGGCAATGCGTACTTCGGGATTGATCTGTTGCAGCGTCCGCTTGCCGGACAGGACCTTGGGCTGGCCGACGCGGTCGGTGGTATGCAGGATCTGCCGCTGCAGGTTGGTCAGGTCGACTTCATCGTTGTCCACCAGCGTGATGGCGCCGATGCCGGCCGAGGCCAGATAGAGTGCGGCGGGTGAGCCGAGGCCGCCGGCGCCGATCACCAGTGCATGGGCGGCGAGGATCTTTTCCTGGCCTTCGATACCGATTTCGTCGAGCAGGATGTGGCGCGAATAGCGTAGCAGTTGATGGTCGTTCATTTGGCGAAATGTCGCATATGCGCAAGGAGTAAAAAAGGCCGCATCGCTGCGGCCTTCTTCATAAGGGATCAACGACGCTTATTTCTTCTCGCCGTTCTTTTCATCCTTGGGGTCGTTAATGGTGTTCTCTTTTTTGCTTTCGATCTTGGCCTTGGACAACTGCACCGGCAAGCCCTTCAGGTGGTTGATTGCCTGCGCCAGCTGGAAGTCTTCCTTGCTGCCGAATTCGAGCATCTTGCGCTTCTTGGCGAGAGCCGCCAGGCGCTGCTCCTCTTCCAGCTCGTCGATGACGTTCTTGCCGCTGGCGGCGGTTTCCTTGTCCTTGTCGTTACGCAAGTGCTTTTGCAGGTCCGACTCGTGCAGGCGCAAGCCGTTCAGGACATCGCCGTCGGCGTATTCATCCACCAGCAGGTCCGGCACGATACCCTTGGCCTGGATTGCGCGGCCGTTCGGCGTGTAATAGCGCGCGGTGGTCAGCTTGACCGCGGTGTCGGCAGTCAGCTGGCGAATGGTTTGCACCGAGCCCTTGCCGAAGGATTGCGTGCCCATGATGGTGGCGCGCTTGTAATCCTGCAGGGCGCCGGCGACGATTTCCGAAGCCGAGGCCGAACCGGCGTTGACCAGTACCACCATCGGCACTTTCTTGATGGCTTCCGGCAGCTTGGACAACGGGTCGTTCAGGGTGCGCGAAGCATAGAATTCGCGCCGCGCATAAAAGGTCGCCTTGGAATCCGGCAACTGACCATTGGTCGACACTACCGCCACATCCTTGGGCAGGAAAGCGGCCGACACGCCGATGGCGCCCGGCAACAAGCCGCCCGGATCGTTGCGCAGGTCGAGCACCAGGCCCTTCAATTTCGGGTCTTCGGCGTAAATGGCGTTGATCTTGCGCGCCAGGTCATCCACGGTCGGTTCCTGGAACTGCGACACGCGCAGCCAGGCATAGCCGGGTTCGACCACCTTGGACTTGACGCTCTGCACGCGGATTTCCTGGCGCGTGATGGTGATGATCAGCGGCTTGTCCTCGTCCTTGCGGGCGACGGTCAGGGTGATCTTGGTGTTGGGCTCGCCGCGCATGCGCTTGACCGCCTCGTCCAGGGTCATGCCCTTGACCGGCGTGGTATCCAGGCGGGTAATCAGATCGCCGGCTTTCAGGCCAGCCTTGTAGGCGGGCGAATCCTCGATCGGCGAGATCACCTTGACGTAGCCGTCTTCCATGCCGACTTCGATGCCGAGGCCAACGAACTTGCCTTGCGTGCCTTCGCGCAACTCTTTGAAGGCTTTCTGGTCGAGGTAAGCCGAGTGCGGGTCGAGCGAAGCCACCATGCCGGAAATGGCCTCGGTCAGCAGCTTCTTGTCCTCGACCGGCTCGACGTAATCGGACTTGATCAGGCCAAAGACGTCGGCGAGCTGGCGCAATTCCTCCAGCGGCAGGGGAGACGCGGCACTTTTCTGCGCCATGGCCTCGAATTGAACCGAGCCGGCGACGCCAGCCAGGAGGCCAAGGCCGATGAGGCCGAAATTCTTCAGTTTACTGCCCATATTTCACCTAAGAGAAATCCACTCGAGGGG
This window harbors:
- a CDS encoding NAD(P)(+) transhydrogenase (Re/Si-specific) subunit beta, with amino-acid sequence MAFVSMNLVTLFYLVASVCFIQALKGLSHPASARRGNAFGMSGMAIATLTTLALIVKLQGEASNGSLGFGLVLVGVIVGGGIGATLARRVEMTKMPELVAAMHSLIGLAAVCIAVAVVAEPWVFNITTRDAPIPFGNRLELFIGTFVGAVTFSGSVIAFGKLSGKYKFRLFQGAPVSFRGQHVLNLILALAMVILGLTFCFAPGLEPAWTPFLMMAAIAFVLGVLIIIPIGGADMPVVVSMLNSYSGWAAAGIGFSLNNAMLIIAGSLVGSSGAILSYIMCKAMNRSFFNVLLGGFGGDAAAASTGGAQAQRPVKSGSADDAAFLMGNAETVIIVPGYGLAVARAQHALKELTEKLSHKGVTVKYAIHPVAGRMPGHMNVLLAEAEVPYDQVFEMEDINSEFGQADVVLVLGANDVVNPAAKDPKSPIAGMPILEAFKAKTVIVNKRSMAAGYAGLDNELFYMDKTMMVFGDAKKVIEDMVKAVE
- a CDS encoding HesA/MoeB/ThiF family protein — encoded protein: MNDHQLLRYSRHILLDEIGIEGQEKILAAHALVIGAGGLGSPAALYLASAGIGAITLVDNDEVDLTNLQRQILHTTDRVGQPKVLSGKRTLQQINPEVRIAALAERVEGERLDALVCSATVVLDCSDNFITRHAINAACVAHKVPLVSGAAIRFDGQVSVFDPRGEDTPCYACLFPPQQEYEEIQCSTMGVFAPLVGIIGAMQAAEALKLVAGIGKALAGRLLMLDARSMEWTSIGIPRNPECPVCHQPHSS
- a CDS encoding S41 family peptidase; its protein translation is MGSKLKNFGLIGLGLLAGVAGSVQFEAMAQKSAASPLPLEELRQLADVFGLIKSDYVEPVEDKKLLTEAISGMVASLDPHSAYLDQKAFKELREGTQGKFVGLGIEVGMEDGYVKVISPIEDSPAYKAGLKAGDLITRLDTTPVKGMTLDEAVKRMRGEPNTKITLTVARKDEDKPLIITITRQEIRVQSVKSKVVEPGYAWLRVSQFQEPTVDDLARKINAIYAEDPKLKGLVLDLRNDPGGLLPGAIGVSAAFLPKDVAVVSTNGQLPDSKATFYARREFYASRTLNDPLSKLPEAIKKVPMVVLVNAGSASASEIVAGALQDYKRATIMGTQSFGKGSVQTIRQLTADTAVKLTTARYYTPNGRAIQAKGIVPDLLVDEYADGDVLNGLRLHESDLQKHLRNDKDKETAASGKNVIDELEEEQRLAALAKKRKMLEFGSKEDFQLAQAINHLKGLPVQLSKAKIESKKENTINDPKDEKNGEKK